From the Brevibacillus choshinensis genome, one window contains:
- the rfbG gene encoding CDP-glucose 4,6-dehydratase codes for MINKAFWKNKNVFITGHTGFKGSWLCLWLHSLGANITGFSLPPPTNPSLFQLCGIDSFVRSIIGDVRSKRSLQEALVQAQPEIVIHMAAQPLVRASYDIPCDTYEINVMGTVNLLEAVRLATRNGIGVKAVINVTTDKCYENKEWAWGYREEDVLGGYDPYSNSKACSELVTMSYRNSFFHPDDFSAHGVGIASARAGNVIGGGDWATDRLIPDFIRALLGGTKLKIRNPGAIRPWQHVLEPIGGYLLLAQKLCVDGKRFSQSWNFGPNDQDAQTVEWIVNKLCAKWGENAAFEIVPDAKWHEAHYLKLDCSKARGELGWNPKWNLDQTLDRIVDWTRAYQQEKDLRALCLTQIEEYGKEDIG; via the coding sequence ATGATAAATAAGGCCTTTTGGAAAAACAAAAACGTATTCATTACGGGGCACACCGGCTTCAAAGGCTCCTGGCTCTGCTTATGGCTGCACTCGTTGGGTGCTAATATCACCGGTTTTTCCCTTCCTCCACCTACTAATCCAAGCTTATTTCAGCTATGCGGGATCGATTCTTTCGTCCGTTCCATAATTGGGGACGTTCGATCAAAGAGAAGCTTGCAAGAAGCACTCGTGCAAGCCCAGCCCGAAATCGTTATCCATATGGCTGCCCAGCCGTTAGTCAGGGCTTCCTATGACATTCCGTGTGATACCTATGAGATCAATGTGATGGGAACCGTTAACCTGCTGGAAGCGGTCCGATTGGCTACGCGCAATGGGATTGGGGTCAAGGCAGTTATCAACGTAACGACCGACAAATGTTATGAAAACAAGGAGTGGGCATGGGGCTATCGCGAGGAGGATGTTTTGGGAGGATATGATCCCTATTCCAACAGCAAGGCATGCTCAGAATTGGTCACCATGAGCTACCGAAATTCATTTTTTCATCCCGATGACTTTAGCGCCCACGGAGTCGGGATAGCATCGGCACGAGCAGGCAATGTGATCGGCGGGGGCGACTGGGCCACTGACCGCCTGATTCCCGATTTCATACGTGCCTTACTCGGAGGGACGAAACTGAAAATCCGAAATCCCGGTGCGATCAGGCCGTGGCAGCATGTGCTAGAGCCGATAGGTGGGTATTTGTTGCTTGCCCAAAAGTTATGTGTGGACGGAAAGCGGTTTTCGCAGAGTTGGAATTTCGGGCCAAACGACCAGGATGCGCAAACGGTCGAGTGGATCGTCAATAAGCTGTGTGCCAAATGGGGAGAAAACGCTGCATTTGAAATCGTGCCAGATGCTAAATGGCATGAAGCCCATTATTTGAAGCTGGATTGTTCCAAGGCTAGAGGCGAGCTGGGGTGGAATCCAAAATGGAATCTCGATCAGACACTCGATCGCATCGTTGACTGGACTCGCGCTTACCAGCAAGAGAAGGATCTTCGGGCGCTTTGCTTGACTCAGATTGAAGAGTACGGAAAGGAGGACATAGGATGA
- the rfbF gene encoding glucose-1-phosphate cytidylyltransferase, whose translation MKVVILAGGYGTRISEESHLRPKPLIEIGERPIICHIMSIYSHYGFNDFIICLGYKGYLIKEFFAHYFLHQSDVTFDFRNENQMIVHNRCSEPWKVTLVDTGKDTMTGGRVKRIQPYVGEETFLLTYGDGVSSINIQELVDFHRSHGKWATVTATQPAGRFGALNLEDGNKITGFQEKPKGDGGWVNAGFFVMEPQVFDYIEGDHTTLEKEPLEGLAKDGQLMAFKYPGFWQPMDTLRDKNYLEELWKSGKAEWKK comes from the coding sequence ATGAAGGTTGTCATTTTGGCCGGCGGATACGGCACCAGGATCAGCGAAGAATCACATCTCCGGCCAAAACCGCTGATTGAAATCGGAGAAAGACCGATAATCTGTCACATCATGTCCATTTACTCCCATTACGGGTTCAATGACTTTATCATTTGCCTGGGCTATAAAGGTTACTTGATCAAGGAGTTCTTTGCCCATTACTTTCTGCATCAGTCTGACGTTACTTTTGATTTTCGCAACGAGAACCAAATGATCGTCCATAACCGTTGCTCCGAGCCATGGAAAGTCACGTTGGTCGACACTGGAAAGGACACGATGACAGGAGGCAGGGTAAAGCGGATTCAACCGTATGTCGGGGAAGAAACGTTTCTATTGACCTATGGTGATGGAGTCTCAAGCATCAACATACAGGAGCTCGTGGACTTTCATCGTTCCCACGGAAAATGGGCAACGGTGACAGCGACGCAACCAGCCGGAAGATTCGGAGCATTAAACCTGGAGGATGGAAATAAGATCACCGGATTTCAGGAAAAACCGAAAGGAGACGGTGGTTGGGTCAACGCGGGATTTTTTGTTATGGAGCCACAGGTCTTCGATTACATTGAAGGAGACCACACGACTTTGGAAAAAGAGCCGTTGGAGGGCCTGGCTAAAGACGGTCAGCTGATGGCGTTCAAATATCCCGGCTTCTGGCAGCCCATGGATACGCTTCGGGATAAGAATTATCTGGAGGAGCTGTGGAAATCGGGAAAGGCAGAGTGGAAAAAATAA
- a CDS encoding class I SAM-dependent methyltransferase, protein MDRFWSRIISLLFQKEQPKRVVAIGAPMGEFAIQLLHFCHNKEGELIIIDPFNVFQEDERINGYRPHYQVIREESLEALPNIGSIDAVLIDGDHNWYTVYHELKQIEMIAEQTGKFPLVFLHDTEWPYGRRDLYHNPENISPEFRQPYERKGIVYGQSQLADQGGFCEGAYHAINENGEKNGVLTAIEDFLGETNIHLSFFHLTSNNGLGIITEANRDTDTYIEMITKHSGM, encoded by the coding sequence ATGGACAGGTTTTGGAGCAGGATCATTTCCTTGTTGTTTCAAAAAGAGCAACCGAAGAGGGTGGTCGCAATTGGCGCACCTATGGGTGAGTTTGCGATCCAATTGTTACACTTTTGCCATAACAAAGAAGGAGAACTAATTATCATTGATCCGTTCAATGTTTTTCAGGAAGATGAGCGGATTAATGGATATCGTCCCCATTATCAAGTGATAAGGGAAGAAAGCCTGGAGGCTTTGCCGAATATTGGTTCAATTGACGCAGTTTTGATCGATGGCGATCACAATTGGTACACGGTGTATCACGAATTGAAGCAGATTGAGATGATCGCGGAACAAACCGGCAAATTCCCGCTCGTCTTTTTGCATGATACAGAGTGGCCTTATGGACGACGGGATCTCTATCATAATCCTGAAAATATATCGCCAGAATTCAGACAGCCATATGAAAGGAAAGGCATTGTCTACGGGCAGAGTCAATTGGCTGATCAAGGAGGTTTCTGCGAAGGGGCTTACCATGCCATCAACGAAAACGGAGAAAAAAACGGGGTACTTACAGCCATTGAAGACTTTCTGGGTGAAACCAATATTCACCTTTCGTTCTTCCACCTCACTTCCAATAACGGATTGGGAATCATCACGGAGGCTAACCGAGATACGGATACGTACATCGAAATGATTACGAAACATTCAGGTATGTAA
- a CDS encoding TylF/MycF family methyltransferase, translating to MPKHNAIEYYLELLKKTILYEIWLEHEQGATPEARRLGQDWPAIAHSMIGRVRMDNIQHCMESVVKDNIEGDFIETGVWRGGACIFMRGFLKAHGIEDRRVWVADSFEGLPEPDVVNYPNDKGYLFHTIDYLKVSLEQVVENFSKYDLLDNQVRFLKGWFKDTLPTAPIEKIAVARLDGDMYSSTMDSLSSLYPKVSVGGYIIIDDFAAVPTCAAAVCDYRREFGIDDPLVKIDNAGVYWRRTK from the coding sequence ATGCCTAAACATAACGCAATCGAATATTATTTGGAACTGCTAAAAAAAACGATCCTCTATGAGATATGGCTAGAACACGAACAAGGAGCAACCCCGGAAGCTCGAAGGCTGGGGCAAGATTGGCCGGCGATTGCGCACAGCATGATCGGAAGAGTCCGGATGGACAATATCCAGCATTGCATGGAATCGGTTGTGAAGGATAACATCGAGGGTGATTTTATTGAGACCGGAGTTTGGAGAGGCGGCGCTTGCATTTTTATGAGGGGCTTTCTCAAAGCCCATGGAATTGAGGATCGACGCGTTTGGGTTGCCGATTCTTTTGAAGGATTGCCTGAACCTGACGTCGTTAATTATCCGAATGATAAGGGTTATTTGTTCCATACGATTGATTATTTAAAAGTCTCTTTGGAGCAAGTTGTAGAAAATTTTAGTAAATATGATTTGTTGGATAACCAGGTCCGCTTTTTAAAAGGCTGGTTTAAAGACACTTTACCTACGGCGCCGATTGAAAAAATTGCTGTTGCCAGACTGGATGGTGATATGTATTCGTCAACAATGGACAGTTTAAGCAGCCTTTATCCGAAGGTCTCCGTTGGCGGGTACATTATTATCGATGATTTCGCTGCCGTACCGACTTGTGCGGCTGCTGTATGTGACTATCGGCGAGAATTCGGGATAGATGATCCTCTCGTCAAGATTGATAACGCAGGTGTTTATTGGAGGAGGACGAAATAA
- the rfbC gene encoding dTDP-4-dehydrorhamnose 3,5-epimerase: protein MTFDITKTTLPGCYEITPKRFMDKRGSFTKTFHVDEFQKNELQVQFAEDYYSISNKDVLRGLHFQLPPHDHVKMVYCLTGEVMDAVVDLRVGSPAYGTYEIFQLSADKANILYIPKGLAHGFYVSKEPALVMYKASSVYSQDFDFGIRWDSLGIPWPSRNPIISERDSNFPPFHQFASPFSYQEE from the coding sequence GTGACCTTTGACATAACAAAAACCACTCTACCTGGTTGTTATGAAATTACGCCGAAAAGGTTCATGGATAAGCGGGGCAGCTTCACGAAGACCTTCCATGTAGATGAATTTCAAAAAAACGAGTTGCAAGTCCAGTTTGCCGAGGATTACTATTCCATTTCCAACAAAGATGTGCTAAGAGGATTGCATTTCCAACTGCCGCCTCATGATCATGTGAAAATGGTTTATTGTCTGACTGGCGAGGTCATGGACGCTGTCGTGGATCTACGGGTAGGCTCTCCCGCTTACGGAACCTATGAAATATTCCAGTTATCAGCGGATAAAGCGAACATCCTATACATTCCCAAAGGATTAGCTCATGGATTTTATGTTTCAAAAGAACCGGCTCTGGTGATGTACAAAGCTTCATCAGTTTACTCGCAAGATTTTGATTTTGGCATACGGTGGGATTCTCTAGGAATTCCATGGCCTAGCCGAAACCCCATCATCTCAGAGAGAGATAGCAACTTCCCACCATTTCATCAATTTGCAAGTCCCTTTTCTTATCAGGAAGAGTAA
- a CDS encoding capsular polysaccharide export protein, LipB/KpsS family, which produces MHFESGTTLLSEFIHNLSRHSSHEILLKPHPHDIAFQKVKTYDPLFYRHQNLKMVLDLSPYDILHHVDLVVCVDQSTLGLEAMLFNKPVLFLKNEGQNPVYVTDYFDEMGRICSSDPIVLAEMAVDLLSDHGIYCNENEKVRNDFVSSRYPVKASMKTMLELLKDITGASFSHPSNQHFSG; this is translated from the coding sequence ATACATTTTGAATCTGGTACTACGCTCTTATCCGAATTTATCCACAATCTATCACGACATTCGTCTCACGAAATTCTTTTGAAACCTCATCCGCATGACATTGCCTTTCAAAAGGTAAAGACTTACGATCCCTTATTCTATCGTCACCAAAACTTGAAGATGGTATTAGACCTTTCTCCCTATGATATCCTCCATCACGTCGATCTTGTCGTTTGTGTGGATCAATCAACCCTGGGTCTAGAGGCCATGTTGTTTAATAAACCCGTATTATTCTTGAAAAACGAGGGGCAAAATCCTGTCTATGTTACGGATTACTTTGATGAAATGGGACGCATTTGCAGTTCAGATCCCATTGTGCTCGCGGAGATGGCTGTCGACCTCCTATCAGATCACGGCATTTACTGCAACGAAAACGAGAAAGTGCGGAATGATTTTGTGTCTTCACGATATCCGGTGAAAGCTTCCATGAAGACAATGCTAGAGCTATTGAAAGATATAACCGGAGCCTCGTTCTCACATCCTAGTAATCAGCATTTTTCCGGTTAG
- a CDS encoding glycosyltransferase family protein codes for MDDYMLNYYSLMIDFIEEFKTVQYKGIPLALFLNLYNLMGHENPLLTDKSFRYQLKNQVNNPYEIQQRLDAIMDPIMSNTNKHANGKVMLYDYVLGNDTFLHYLDPSRVFACTSGDVEEKMKNYMGDTSSIWSELSAESGKLLDQMKAHPIYSEHGFKALVFDRQFPAFLHCLYYIEKFFDEVPISCLFVGTTTDAFSRILCVAAGQKGIPSICMQHGLIGIEESFMPVYSTKVGVTGNYEREWYRNRGVPEHRIAITGHPKFDWIFYEPRMPLATFQQIHGLDPRKKSILIATEPGADPMLIHDFIKTVYQLSSPELLLKPHPHEFAFQTLNMYDPLFLSFPSLKLVTGMNAHDVLYNCDVTLVVEQSTIGLQGLLFNKPVLFLKNVQKQHPLYVADFFDEMGRFSSSDARFLAAAAVDLISPHSVFYHEYHNKRNEFVSSRYPTKASMRAILELIHHLTGSWYNHPVNRPFSG; via the coding sequence ATGGACGACTATATGCTGAATTATTATTCTTTAATGATAGATTTCATTGAAGAATTTAAAACCGTTCAATACAAGGGGATTCCATTAGCGTTATTTTTAAATTTGTATAACCTGATGGGACATGAGAACCCTTTACTGACAGATAAATCATTCAGATATCAATTGAAAAATCAAGTCAACAATCCCTACGAGATTCAACAGCGACTTGACGCGATCATGGATCCCATCATGAGCAACACCAACAAACACGCTAATGGTAAGGTCATGTTGTACGATTATGTGTTAGGGAATGATACTTTTTTGCATTACCTTGATCCCTCGAGGGTGTTCGCATGCACCAGCGGGGATGTTGAGGAAAAAATGAAAAACTACATGGGGGATACGAGTTCGATATGGAGTGAACTATCCGCAGAAAGCGGTAAATTGCTGGATCAGATGAAAGCGCACCCCATCTATTCCGAACATGGATTTAAAGCATTGGTTTTTGACAGACAGTTTCCAGCGTTTTTGCACTGCCTTTATTACATTGAAAAGTTTTTTGACGAGGTACCCATTTCGTGTCTATTTGTTGGCACGACGACTGACGCATTTAGCCGGATTTTATGCGTTGCTGCAGGTCAAAAAGGAATTCCAAGTATATGCATGCAGCATGGCTTGATCGGAATAGAAGAATCATTCATGCCCGTATATTCAACAAAAGTTGGTGTTACGGGAAATTATGAAAGAGAATGGTATAGGAATCGCGGTGTTCCCGAGCACCGAATCGCAATAACAGGCCATCCCAAATTCGACTGGATCTTTTATGAACCACGTATGCCACTAGCAACGTTTCAACAGATACATGGTTTGGATCCACGGAAAAAATCGATCCTGATCGCTACTGAGCCAGGGGCAGATCCCATGTTGATCCATGATTTTATTAAGACCGTGTACCAGCTTTCTTCTCCGGAATTACTTCTGAAACCGCACCCGCACGAATTTGCGTTTCAGACACTCAATATGTACGACCCATTGTTTCTTAGCTTTCCGAGCCTAAAGTTGGTAACCGGAATGAATGCGCATGATGTCCTCTACAATTGCGATGTAACCTTGGTTGTTGAACAATCAACGATCGGATTACAGGGTCTGTTGTTTAACAAACCAGTGTTATTTTTGAAGAATGTGCAGAAACAGCATCCGCTCTATGTGGCCGATTTTTTTGATGAGATGGGGCGTTTCTCCAGTTCGGATGCCAGGTTTCTTGCGGCAGCCGCCGTCGATTTAATTTCTCCTCACAGTGTTTTCTATCACGAATACCATAACAAAAGAAATGAGTTTGTGTCCTCGCGATATCCAACAAAAGCTTCTATGAGGGCGATATTGGAATTAATTCATCACTTGACTGGAAGCTGGTACAATCACCCCGTTAACCGACCGTTTTCAGGATAA
- a CDS encoding SDR family NAD(P)-dependent oxidoreductase has protein sequence MFFKDKKILIIGGTGTIGQSLVRKILEEQPKVIRIYSRDEFKQFELAHRLKHVEDRLRFLIGDVRNYERVHSSMQDIDYVFHVAAMKHVPACEYNPYEAVLTNIVGTHNVIKAAIAQNVKKVVFTSSDKAISPTNIYGATKLAAEKLVISAEYSKGTSGTIFSMVRFGNVMGSRGSVIPLFRQQILESMKVTVTDLSMSRFMMTLNQATSLTIRSMQESKGGEIFVLKMPVIFLRDLVTAVIEETCKIYGIDTANVQMEEIGLRSGEKKFEELMTYEESESAWELPDMFIIPSKFRSSHQYPSAIKSTPKEYDSQSEQPISLEEVRRLILDEKII, from the coding sequence ATGTTTTTCAAAGACAAAAAGATCCTAATCATCGGCGGAACAGGCACCATAGGACAAAGTTTAGTCCGGAAAATCCTTGAAGAACAACCCAAAGTAATCCGGATCTACAGCAGAGATGAATTCAAGCAGTTTGAATTGGCCCATCGCTTGAAACACGTAGAGGATCGATTGCGTTTTTTAATCGGGGATGTCCGGAATTATGAGCGCGTTCACAGCTCCATGCAGGATATCGACTATGTATTTCATGTGGCTGCCATGAAGCATGTGCCCGCATGTGAATATAATCCGTATGAAGCCGTGCTGACGAATATCGTTGGCACACATAATGTCATTAAAGCGGCGATTGCCCAAAATGTCAAAAAGGTCGTTTTCACAAGCTCGGATAAAGCCATTTCTCCTACGAATATCTATGGTGCTACCAAACTTGCGGCGGAAAAGCTGGTGATCTCGGCCGAATACAGTAAGGGAACTTCCGGAACGATATTCTCCATGGTAAGATTCGGCAATGTCATGGGTTCCAGAGGATCAGTCATTCCCTTGTTTCGCCAGCAAATTTTAGAAAGCATGAAAGTGACGGTTACAGATTTGTCCATGAGCCGTTTCATGATGACTTTGAATCAGGCAACGTCTTTAACCATCAGGTCGATGCAGGAATCAAAGGGAGGGGAAATCTTTGTCCTAAAGATGCCCGTTATTTTTCTGCGAGATCTAGTGACGGCAGTGATTGAAGAAACATGCAAAATATACGGAATCGATACTGCAAATGTCCAAATGGAAGAAATCGGCTTGCGGTCAGGGGAAAAAAAGTTTGAGGAATTGATGACTTATGAGGAATCTGAATCGGCATGGGAGCTCCCGGATATGTTTATCATCCCATCAAAATTCAGAAGCTCTCATCAATATCCGAGTGCGATAAAATCAACCCCCAAAGAGTATGATTCGCAATCAGAACAGCCGATTTCCTTAGAAGAAGTCCGTCGCTTGATTCTCGATGAAAAAATCATTTGA
- the pseI gene encoding pseudaminic acid synthase yields MSEIQIGNKKIGKNHTPFLIAEMSGNHNQSLNRALEIVEAAAKAGAHALKIQTYTADTMTLDCDEPEFFIGDPQSLWKGNSLYNIYQQAHTPWEWHKPIFERCKELGLIGFSSPFDASAVDFLELLDVPCYKIASFENTDLPLVRKIAGTGKSMIISTGMATLAEIDETVRTAREAGCQDLILLKCTSSYPALPDDSNIVTIPHMRELFQCEAGLSDHTLGIGVAVASVALGASVIEKHFTLCRADGGVDSEFSLEPKEMRLLALESERAWKSIGGISYGPGQNDQKSLQYRRSLYIVQDLREGDMITEETVKAIRPGLGLPPKFYETLLGKRVNRHVKKGTPASWDLFG; encoded by the coding sequence ATGAGCGAAATTCAAATCGGAAATAAGAAAATAGGAAAAAATCACACGCCTTTTCTTATTGCGGAAATGTCCGGCAATCACAATCAATCGTTGAACCGTGCGCTGGAGATCGTTGAAGCTGCCGCAAAAGCGGGTGCACATGCCCTGAAAATACAAACCTATACGGCGGATACGATGACTCTTGATTGTGATGAACCGGAGTTTTTCATCGGTGACCCACAGAGTCTCTGGAAAGGAAATTCCTTGTATAACATATATCAGCAAGCGCACACCCCTTGGGAATGGCACAAACCAATATTTGAACGATGCAAAGAATTGGGATTGATCGGGTTTAGTTCCCCATTTGATGCTTCCGCGGTTGATTTTTTGGAATTATTGGACGTTCCTTGCTACAAGATTGCATCATTTGAGAATACCGATTTGCCGCTTGTGCGCAAGATCGCAGGGACAGGGAAATCAATGATTATATCAACCGGCATGGCAACGTTGGCGGAGATTGATGAAACAGTTCGCACCGCAAGGGAAGCAGGGTGCCAAGACCTGATCTTGCTTAAGTGTACCAGTAGCTATCCAGCTTTACCGGACGATAGCAACATCGTAACTATTCCCCATATGCGAGAGCTTTTTCAATGTGAAGCGGGTCTCTCTGATCACACGTTGGGGATTGGCGTAGCGGTAGCGAGTGTTGCTTTGGGTGCGTCTGTAATCGAAAAACATTTTACCTTATGCCGAGCGGATGGCGGGGTGGATTCCGAATTTTCGTTGGAACCGAAGGAAATGCGTTTGTTGGCCTTGGAAAGCGAAAGAGCATGGAAATCCATAGGGGGGATCTCTTATGGCCCGGGCCAGAATGATCAGAAGTCCCTACAGTATCGACGCTCTCTGTATATCGTCCAAGATTTGCGAGAAGGGGACATGATCACTGAAGAAACCGTAAAAGCTATTCGTCCGGGTTTGGGCTTGCCGCCTAAATTCTACGAAACCTTATTGGGGAAAAGAGTGAATCGACATGTCAAAAAAGGAACGCCAGCCAGTTGGGACCTGTTTGGCTAA
- the pseG gene encoding UDP-2,4-diacetamido-2,4,6-trideoxy-beta-L-altropyranose hydrolase — protein sequence MKIAFRVDAGYELGAGHVIRCVTIADELKSRGHSIIFISRENPGHYCEYIQKNGYFVHRLLSVTSSEAHSLEEINAMDAQSTINIIKGENIDWIVVDHYQLDASWGQEMRPFVKRILIIDELANRSLEGDILVNQDLLENPHDLYAHLVGKDTRLLLGAKYATLRPQFAHARKMIRRRNGEVKSLLIGFGGSDSTNCTLKSLDALLMFPKKIPTYVIVGQTNLHKDSLEKLCLVEPSFSYHYQVENVACLMAQSDLAIGAGGTMIWERCCLGLPSLVITIADNQRVLNQQLDNMGAVIHLGDDGSITTREIYLAIQSVLEDSNRLREMSRIGMEMIDGQGIVRIINEMEYM from the coding sequence GTGAAAATCGCATTTCGGGTGGATGCGGGATATGAATTAGGGGCAGGGCATGTAATCCGCTGTGTCACAATTGCTGATGAATTAAAGTCGAGAGGGCACTCCATTATTTTCATATCAAGGGAGAACCCTGGGCATTATTGTGAATATATTCAAAAGAACGGGTATTTTGTCCACCGATTACTATCAGTTACTTCCAGCGAAGCCCATTCATTGGAAGAGATCAATGCGATGGATGCGCAGTCTACAATAAACATCATTAAAGGCGAAAATATTGATTGGATCGTAGTCGATCATTATCAACTGGATGCCAGCTGGGGGCAGGAGATGCGTCCATTTGTCAAACGCATATTGATCATTGATGAGCTAGCCAATCGTTCGCTTGAAGGTGATATCCTAGTGAATCAAGATTTACTCGAAAACCCACATGACCTTTATGCGCATTTGGTAGGGAAAGATACGAGGCTTTTACTGGGAGCAAAGTATGCGACCTTGCGTCCCCAGTTTGCGCATGCACGAAAAATGATCAGAAGACGTAATGGCGAAGTGAAATCGCTGCTGATTGGATTTGGTGGAAGCGACAGCACCAATTGTACTTTGAAATCATTGGATGCTTTGCTGATGTTCCCCAAAAAAATCCCAACGTATGTAATTGTTGGCCAAACCAATCTACACAAAGATTCATTGGAAAAACTTTGTCTGGTAGAACCCTCATTTTCATACCATTATCAGGTAGAAAATGTAGCATGCCTTATGGCACAATCCGATCTGGCAATAGGCGCGGGTGGCACGATGATTTGGGAAAGGTGTTGCTTAGGTTTGCCAAGCTTGGTAATTACCATTGCGGATAACCAACGAGTTCTTAATCAACAATTGGATAATATGGGCGCTGTCATTCATTTGGGCGATGATGGAAGTATTACGACTAGAGAAATATACCTCGCCATTCAATCCGTGCTTGAAGATAGTAATAGACTACGTGAAATGAGCCGAATAGGAATGGAAATGATAGATGGACAGGGAATCGTGCGGATCATAAATGAAATGGAATATATGTAA
- a CDS encoding class I SAM-dependent methyltransferase encodes MKRYEILIEIANITGSKVLDFGCGTAHFATFLKEKGIQVDYTGVDFVNEFLQCAKEKHPESKFCSLDEALQDTYDYAFVSGVFNNVMENNENFYKETVKQLYQVAKKGLSFNMMSSYVDYYDQGLYYEKPENVFQFIKNEVSPYVAIRNDYQIRDGVIPFEFAVYVYKR; translated from the coding sequence GTGAAGCGTTATGAGATCTTAATTGAAATAGCTAACATTACTGGCAGCAAAGTTTTGGATTTTGGTTGCGGGACAGCGCATTTTGCCACGTTCCTCAAAGAAAAAGGCATCCAGGTGGACTATACGGGGGTAGATTTCGTCAACGAATTCCTCCAATGCGCCAAAGAGAAGCATCCGGAGTCGAAATTTTGTTCACTCGATGAAGCGTTGCAAGATACGTATGACTATGCCTTCGTGAGTGGAGTTTTCAATAATGTGATGGAAAATAATGAAAATTTTTATAAGGAAACAGTGAAGCAACTTTATCAGGTGGCGAAAAAAGGTTTGTCATTCAATATGATGAGCTCGTATGTAGACTACTACGATCAAGGGCTTTACTATGAAAAACCTGAAAATGTCTTTCAGTTTATAAAAAATGAAGTCTCCCCTTATGTAGCGATTCGGAATGATTATCAGATCAGGGACGGGGTAATTCCTTTTGAATTTGCGGTGTATGTCTATAAAAGGTAG
- a CDS encoding WbqC family protein, whose translation MTDMRCAIMQPTYLPWAGYFNLISQVDFFVFLDDVQFEKQSWQSRNRILLNETYHFLSVPVRHVSLTQKIGEVECEDKHKWREKHVRMLKYTYAKHAFHDEMYEATFDLIQDRSITRLADLNIQLIKRFSHLLGLKALFVLSSTLPIEGKRSNRLFHICQELGCDEYVSPVGSADYLQKDGVFDQSSPVRLTFQNYQLSPYAQKGASEFVSHLSVVDVLANLGWDQAREYVMTGKVSF comes from the coding sequence ATGACAGACATGAGATGTGCCATCATGCAACCCACTTATTTGCCTTGGGCGGGATATTTCAACTTGATTTCCCAGGTAGACTTCTTTGTCTTTTTGGATGACGTGCAGTTTGAAAAGCAAAGCTGGCAAAGCCGTAACCGGATTCTCCTGAACGAGACCTATCATTTCTTGTCTGTCCCAGTCAGACACGTCAGCCTAACCCAGAAAATAGGTGAAGTGGAATGTGAAGACAAACATAAGTGGAGAGAAAAACACGTGCGAATGCTGAAATACACGTACGCAAAACACGCATTTCACGATGAAATGTACGAAGCTACCTTTGATCTCATTCAAGATAGATCAATCACCAGGCTGGCTGACCTTAATATTCAGCTCATAAAACGTTTCTCCCATCTTCTGGGATTGAAAGCATTATTCGTACTATCTAGTACCTTGCCGATTGAAGGGAAACGATCCAACCGTCTGTTTCATATTTGCCAAGAACTAGGGTGTGATGAATATGTAAGCCCTGTTGGATCCGCTGATTATTTACAGAAGGATGGAGTGTTTGACCAATCATCTCCAGTCAGGCTTACTTTTCAGAACTACCAATTGTCTCCTTATGCGCAAAAGGGAGCAAGCGAATTTGTCAGTCATTTATCGGTCGTGGATGTGCTGGCTAACTTGGGATGGGATCAGGCCAGAGAGTATGTGATGACGGGCAAGGTATCGTTTTAA